CGCAGCAGGCGGCCGTCCGGCGCGCTGAGCTTGGCGTGGGCACCGGCGCCGATGCCGAGGAAGTCACCGAAGCTCCAGTAGTTGAGATTGTGCCGCGCCTGGCGCCCGGGCTGGGCGTAGGCGGAGGTTTCGTACTGCCGATAGCCGGCGGCGGCCAGACGGGCCTGACCAGCTTCCTGGATGTCCCAGAGCACCTCGTCCTCGGGCAGTTCCGGTGGCTGGCTCCAGAACACCGTATTGGGTTCCATGGTCAACTGGTACCAGGACAGGTGCGTCGGCGCCAGGGCGATGGCTTGCTCCAGATCGCCCAGGGCATCGGCCAGGCTCTGCTCCGGCAGGCCGTGCATGAGGTCCAGGTTGAAGTTGTCGAAGCCGGCGGCGCGCGCCCGGTCGGCGGCGCGGATGGCTTCTTCACGCCCATGGATGCGCCCCAGCGCCTTGAGTTTTTCGTCCTGGAAACTCTGGATACCGATGGACAGCCGATTGATGCCAAGCCCGCGATAGGCGACGAACTTGGCCTGCTCGAAGGTACCCGGATTGGCTTCCAGGGTGATCTCGATATCGGGCGCGAAGTCCAGGCGCCTGGCCACGCCTTCCAGCAGCCGACCCAGGGCCGTGGCCGAGAACAGGCTGGGGGTGCCGCCACCGAAGAAGATCGAGGTCAGCGTCCGGCCATGGACGTGGACCAGGTCGTTATCGAGGTCGGCCAGCAAGGCGTCGACATACTCCACTTCCGGCAGGTTCGGGCCGGCGGCGTGGGAGTTGAAGTCGCAATAGGGGCACTTGCGCACGCACCAGGGGATATGGATATAGAGCGCCAGCGGCGGTAGGGCGAAGGCGTGCGTCACAGGCCGAGCCGTTGCTTGAGCTGGGCCATGGCGCGGGCGCGATGGCTGCGCTGGTTCTTTTCCGCGGGCGCCAGTTCGGCCGCGGAGACCGCCTCGCCGTCGGGCTGGAACAGCGGATCGTAGCCAAAGCCATGCTCGCCCTGGGCGGCATGCAGGATGCGCCCGGGCCAGAGGCCTTCGCAGAGGATCGGCAGCGGATCGTCGGCGTGACGTACCAGCGCCAGCACGCAGACGAACTGGCCGGTGCGTTCGGCGTCGGGGACGTCGCGCAGGGCGTCGAGTAACTTGGCGTTGTTGGCCGCATCGCCCTGGCCATCGGCGTAGCGCGCGGAATAGATGCCGGGGGCGCCGCCGAGGGCGTCCACTGCCAGCCCCGAATCGTCGGCCAGGGCCGGCAGGCCGGACAGACGCGCGGCGTTGCGTGCCTTGAGGATGGCGTTCTCGACGAAGGACAGGCCGGTTTCCTCGGGCTCCACCTGGCTGAACTCGCCCACTGAGCGCACCCGCACCTGGCCGCCGAGCATGGCCTGGAGTTCCTTGAGCTTGCCGGCGTTGTGGCTGGCGAGGACCAGTTCGGTAAGGTCGGACATGAGGACACCGCGTCGCGTGATGAAGGGCGGCGTATTGTACGCGAAGCCGGGGCTACGCTGGCCGCGCCGCCGGTCACACGGCGACGCGATGCTCCTGCAGGCGCGGCGCGCTGACCCGGTAGATGCCGATCTCGCCGAGCAGGTTGGGCCACAGCTTGCTGGCCCAGCCGTGGCGGTGCTGACGGTCCACGGCGAGGCGATCCAGCACCTGGGCGCGCTGCTCGCGGCAGAGGCGCTCGAAGTCCTCGAAGGTGCAGAAGTGGATGTTCGGCGTGTTGTACCAGGTGTAGGGCAGGAAGTCCGAGACCGGCATGCGGCCCTTGGTGCCCAGGTACAGCCGGCAGCGCCAGTGGCCGAAGTTGGGGAAGGTGATGATGCACTGGCGACCGACCCGCAGCATCTCCTGGAGGATGCGGTCGGGGTATTGCAGGGCCTGCAGCGACTGGGTCATGACCACCACGTCGAAGCTGTCGCTGGCGAAGTTGGCCAGGCCACCGTCGAGATCCTGCTCGATGACATTGACGTCCTTGAGCAGGCATTCGGCGATCTTGTCCGGGTCGATCTCCAGGCCGTAACCGGTGACCTGCTTGTGGTCGCGCAGCCAGGCGAGCAACTCGCCGGTGCCGCAACCGAGGTCGAGCACCCGGCTGCCGGCGGGGATCCATTCCTGAATGATGTCCAGATCGGCGCGCACGGCAGCTATACCTCGATACGGGTCATGTAGTGGGAGAAGGCCTGCAGATAGCGCGGGATGGGGATGAGGAAGGCGTCATGGCCCTGGGGCGCGTCCACCTCCAGGTAGCTGACGTCCTTGCGCGCGGCCATCAGGGCGTTGACGATCTCCTTGGAGCGCGCCGGCGAGAAGCGCCAGTCGGTGGTGAAGGAGACGATCAGGAAGCGCGCCTGCACCCCGGACAGGGTCTTGGCCAGGTTGCCGCCATGGGCGTGGGCCGGATCGAAGTAGTCCAGCGCCTTGGTCATCAGCAGATAGGTATTGGCGTCGAAGCGGCCGGAGAATTCCTCGCCCTGGTAGCGCAGGTAGCTCTCCACCTGGAATTCGACGCTGTGGAAGTCATAGTTGAGCTGGTCGGTCTTGAGTTCGCGACCGAATTTCTCGCCCATGGCCTCGTCGGAGAGGTAGGTGATGTGCCCGACCATGCGCGCCAGCATCAGGCCGCGCTTGGGGATCACGCCCTTTTCCTGGAAGTGGCCGGCATGAAAATCCGGGTCCGAGAGGATGGCCTGGCGCGCCACCTCGTTGAAGGCGATGTTTTCCGCCGACAGCTTGGGCGCCGAGGCGATGGCCAGGCAGTGGCGGATGCGCTCGGGGTAGCTGATGGCCCATTGCAGCGCCTGCATGCCGCCCAGGCTACCGCCGATCACCGCCGCCCACTGCGCGATGCCGAGGCGGTCAGCCAGGCGCGCCTGGCTGTGCACCCAGTCTTCCACGGTGAGTACCGGGAAGTCGGCGCCATAGGGGCGGCCGGTCGCGGGATTGGGACTGCTCGGTCCGGTGGAGCCATTGCAGCCGCCCAGGTTGTTGAGGGCGACGACGAAGAATTTGCGGGTATCGATGGGCTTGCCCGGGCCGATGCAACTGTCCCACCAACCCGGTTTGCGATCTTCGAGACTGTGGTAGCCCGCCGCGTGGTGATGGCCGGAAAGCGCGTGGCAGATCAGCACCGCGTTGCTGCGGCTGGCGTTGAGTTCGCCATAGGTCTCGACCATGAGGTCGTAGGCCGGCAGGGTGCGACCACAGGCCAGGGGCAGGGGCTCGCTGAAATGCAGCAGCTCGGGGGTGACCAGGCCGACGGAATCTTCGGGGATGACGCTGGGCATTGACGGCTCGTCCGGTGCGGGGCTCGCCAGTCTAAA
The window above is part of the Pseudomonas oryzihabitans genome. Proteins encoded here:
- the metX gene encoding homoserine O-succinyltransferase MetX, with amino-acid sequence MPSVIPEDSVGLVTPELLHFSEPLPLACGRTLPAYDLMVETYGELNASRSNAVLICHALSGHHHAAGYHSLEDRKPGWWDSCIGPGKPIDTRKFFVVALNNLGGCNGSTGPSSPNPATGRPYGADFPVLTVEDWVHSQARLADRLGIAQWAAVIGGSLGGMQALQWAISYPERIRHCLAIASAPKLSAENIAFNEVARQAILSDPDFHAGHFQEKGVIPKRGLMLARMVGHITYLSDEAMGEKFGRELKTDQLNYDFHSVEFQVESYLRYQGEEFSGRFDANTYLLMTKALDYFDPAHAHGGNLAKTLSGVQARFLIVSFTTDWRFSPARSKEIVNALMAARKDVSYLEVDAPQGHDAFLIPIPRYLQAFSHYMTRIEV
- the hemW gene encoding radical SAM family heme chaperone HemW; the protein is MTHAFALPPLALYIHIPWCVRKCPYCDFNSHAAGPNLPEVEYVDALLADLDNDLVHVHGRTLTSIFFGGGTPSLFSATALGRLLEGVARRLDFAPDIEITLEANPGTFEQAKFVAYRGLGINRLSIGIQSFQDEKLKALGRIHGREEAIRAADRARAAGFDNFNLDLMHGLPEQSLADALGDLEQAIALAPTHLSWYQLTMEPNTVFWSQPPELPEDEVLWDIQEAGQARLAAAGYRQYETSAYAQPGRQARHNLNYWSFGDFLGIGAGAHAKLSAPDGRLLRSWKTRLPKDYLDPAKPFQAGEKRLEAADLPFEFMMNALRLVDGVPAAWYPQRTGQSLDELAPALAAARSDGLLADDPERLRPTARGQLFLNDLLQSFLPD
- the rdgB gene encoding RdgB/HAM1 family non-canonical purine NTP pyrophosphatase → MSDLTELVLASHNAGKLKELQAMLGGQVRVRSVGEFSQVEPEETGLSFVENAILKARNAARLSGLPALADDSGLAVDALGGAPGIYSARYADGQGDAANNAKLLDALRDVPDAERTGQFVCVLALVRHADDPLPILCEGLWPGRILHAAQGEHGFGYDPLFQPDGEAVSAAELAPAEKNQRSHRARAMAQLKQRLGL
- the metW gene encoding methionine biosynthesis protein MetW, with protein sequence MRADLDIIQEWIPAGSRVLDLGCGTGELLAWLRDHKQVTGYGLEIDPDKIAECLLKDVNVIEQDLDGGLANFASDSFDVVVMTQSLQALQYPDRILQEMLRVGRQCIITFPNFGHWRCRLYLGTKGRMPVSDFLPYTWYNTPNIHFCTFEDFERLCREQRAQVLDRLAVDRQHRHGWASKLWPNLLGEIGIYRVSAPRLQEHRVAV